The genomic window CTTTGGACCGTTTTGTCGACCCGATCCAATCTCTGGGGGACGTGAAGTGTATTAATGCCGGATTCATTTCACTCTCCCTCTGGGAGAGTCGAGCGTCAGCGAGGAGAGGGCGACCGCGCCGTGCAAACTGCAAAAAACCTCCCCTCGCTAAGGCTCGACCCTCCTTAAGAAGGAGTGTGAAGGAAGCGGCCCCAAGGTCCAATGCTGCAGTAATACATTTCACGTCCCGGCGAGATCGGTTACTGTAAATTTAAAACGGAGCAAAGCACTAGCAGTGGTTCATCGTCGGCGTTGTGCGGCGGCTTGGGACAGGACTTCGGCGATCCGCGGGATGACCTGGCGGGCGTCGTAGTGTTGGCGAATCGCGGCGGTGGCCAGGGTGGTTCGCTGCTCAATGGCCTGGTCGTTGTGGCCGCTGAGCAGGTCCGCGACGGCAGCGGCGAAAGCGGCCGCGTCGCCGCTGGGGACCAGACTGGCCAGACGCCCGTCGTCGACCAATTCCGGCGTGCCGCCACGGTTGGTCGCGACCACGGGGATTCTTAAACACATGGCTTCCAAAACCACGTTCGGTAAGCCTTCGAACAACGAGGGCAGCAGCAGGCCGTCGGCGGCGGCCAGCAACGGCAGTGGATTGTTCAGGTGCCCGGTAAAGGTCACCCGCTGGTCGAGACCACTGTCAGCCGCTTGCCGTTGCAGTTGTGCCCGCTGGGGGCCGTCACCGACGATCCATAATTGCCAGGGCAGCGAAGGCGATTGGGCGGCCAGTCGCTGCATGGCTTGCAAAAGTATCGTCTGGCCCTTTTCTTCGGACAGACGACCGATGCAGACCAATTGCGGCGGTTGGCGGGACTGAGCGAGGGCGGCCGTCTCACACGCCGCGGCGGCTCGCTGTTGCGTGGCTGCGATATCGACGGGGTTATGAATGGTGGTCAGCTTGTCGGGCGGCAAGTGGTAATACTCCGCCGCCGATTGCGCGGCCGCGCGGCTGACCGCGATGACGCGATAGGCCCCGGCATAAGCCCTTGCCAGGCGGCGGCGTTTGATCGCCAGGTAACGTGGTTC from Roseimaritima ulvae includes these protein-coding regions:
- a CDS encoding glycosyltransferase; its protein translation is MSRLPLTVLLMSGSMDGGGSERQTLLLAQHLDRQQFRPILYLRHRQGVLLDQVPADVPIVSFDDAPAVGWPRWPGRVGGHHSRYLRHILQQHQVEVVYDRTFQMTMAVAPAATALGLPRVSTIVSPPAQMLPRLEPRYLAIKRRRLARAYAGAYRVIAVSRAAAQSAAEYYHLPPDKLTTIHNPVDIAATQQRAAAACETAALAQSRQPPQLVCIGRLSEEKGQTILLQAMQRLAAQSPSLPWQLWIVGDGPQRAQLQRQAADSGLDQRVTFTGHLNNPLPLLAAADGLLLPSLFEGLPNVVLEAMCLRIPVVATNRGGTPELVDDGRLASLVPSGDAAAFAAAVADLLSGHNDQAIEQRTTLATAAIRQHYDARQVIPRIAEVLSQAAAQRRR